The following proteins are co-located in the Solanum pennellii chromosome 1, SPENNV200 genome:
- the LOC107029579 gene encoding glucan endo-1,3-beta-glucosidase 4, producing MPNTVMTRGVSKFIFLFFLFILLACISGLSPAKRTEHRELERQKEQKIHIFGKGLLELLPIRALNHDLMDPPATTGFPTTPIVNPVTTPSNMPPDNSAPTVVTVPSTNPNLGIPNFGSIPPAAPSMTPVTDPNPNPPVPLTNPVTTPSTSTPVSNPVTTNPNPVGGVPATTPVTPPATTNAPATGGQSWCVAKNGAGDTSLQSALDYACGMGADCSAIQQGGSCYNPNSLEGHASYAFNSYFQKNPAQTSCDFGGAAMITNSNPSTGSCVFPASGSSLSSPTTTTTPMSGTPAPTTSSSTGAAIPGLAPPTVTNGNDSGFGMMPSGIGDSIPPTTTTSLSMSNELQPLVGCIVLVASIATSKLVLEF from the exons ATGCCCAACACTGTAATGACTAGAGGAGTTTCAAAATTcatcttcttattcttcttgttTATTCTTCTTGCCTGCATTTCTG GATTATCCCCAGCTAAAAGGACTGAGCACAGAGAGCTTGAAAGGCAAAAggaacaaaaaattcatattttcggGAAAGGACTGCTTGAATTGTTACCCATTAGAGCTCTTAATCATGATTTGATGGATCCACCAGCAACAACTGGATTTCCTACAACCCCTATAGTAAATCCTGTCACAACTCCATCTAATATGCCTCCTGATAACTCAGCTCCAACGGTTGTTACTGTCCCGTCCACAAATCCTAACCTTGGAATTCCAAATTTTGGGTCTATACCTCCAGCAGCTCCTTCTATGACCCCTGTGACTGACCCAAACCCCAATCCTCCGGTACCACTAACTAATCCAGTTACCACTCCCAGCACAAGTACACCCGTAAGTAATCCTGTAACAACTAACCCAAATCCTGTAGGGGGTGTTCCTGCCACCACCCCAGTAACGCCTCCTGCAACCACAAACGCTCCTGCTACTGGAGGGCAGAGCTGGTGTGTTGCAAAGAATGGAGCTGGAGACACTTCACTTCAGTCGGCGCTTGATTATGCTTGTGGGATGGGAGCAGATTGCTCAGCCATCCAGCAGGGTGGAAGTTGTTATAATCCCAATAGCCTGGAAGGTCATGCATCATATGCCTTCAATAGCTACTTTCAAAAGAATCCTGCGCAAACGAGCTGTGATTTTGGGGGTGCTGCCATGATAACCAACTCAAACCCAA GCACTGGTTCTTGTGTTTTCCCTGCATCGGGGTCTTCTTTGTCATCGCCTACAACAACTACCACGCCGATGTCTGGAACTCCAGCGCCAACAACATCCTCATCAACTGGTGCAGCAATACCAGG CTTAGCACCTCCAACAGTGACAAATGGTAACGACTCAGGTTTTGGAATGATGCCCTCGGGCATAGGTGATAGTATTCCTCCAACTACTACTACTTCACTGTCCATGTCAAATGAATTGCAACCCCTAGTTGGCTGCATCGTTCTAGTCGCCTCCATCGCAACTAGTAAGCTGGTGTTGGAGTTTTGA